One stretch of Flavobacterium sp. 9 DNA includes these proteins:
- a CDS encoding histidine phosphatase family protein, with translation MKTYKIFLLAVFLFGITSTITAQKSKTTAKSKTVTFYIARHGKTMLNTLDRVQGWSDAPLTPEGIQVAEFLGKGLKGIDFKAAYTSDLGRATQTTNIVLKAKGDKKIPITETEGLRETNFGSYEADLNSKMWGDIAIYLHFKTTEDLFADVKVNGVNEPLKVVKILDKLNMAEDYEQVRTRTQNALRNIAEKEAATGGGNIFIVGHGMAIGTMLSNISGEEVARSHMANASVCKVIYENGKFTVESFGDTSYIEKGKKEL, from the coding sequence ATGAAAACATACAAAATCTTCTTATTAGCAGTTTTCCTTTTTGGAATAACCTCAACTATTACGGCTCAAAAGTCGAAAACAACAGCAAAATCAAAAACAGTGACTTTCTATATTGCCCGACATGGCAAAACAATGCTTAACACGCTTGACAGAGTACAAGGCTGGTCTGATGCGCCATTAACTCCAGAAGGAATTCAGGTTGCTGAATTTTTAGGCAAAGGCCTTAAAGGAATTGACTTTAAAGCGGCTTATACAAGTGATTTAGGACGTGCAACACAAACCACTAATATTGTATTAAAAGCAAAAGGAGATAAAAAAATACCTATTACAGAAACTGAAGGTTTGAGAGAAACCAATTTTGGAAGTTATGAAGCCGATCTGAATTCTAAAATGTGGGGAGATATTGCGATTTATCTTCATTTTAAAACTACTGAAGATCTTTTTGCCGATGTAAAAGTAAACGGAGTAAATGAACCTTTGAAAGTTGTAAAAATACTTGACAAACTAAATATGGCCGAGGATTATGAACAAGTAAGAACACGCACACAAAATGCATTGAGAAATATTGCAGAAAAAGAAGCTGCAACTGGCGGGGGAAATATTTTTATAGTAGGACACGGAATGGCGATTGGTACTATGTTGTCTAATATATCTGGCGAAGAAGTTGCGCGTTCTCATATGGCAAATGCTTCTGTATGCAAAGTAATCTACGAAAATGGCAAATTTACCGTAGAATCTTTTGGAGATACGAGCTACATAGAAAAAGGAAAGAAAGAATTGTAA